In Pseudomonas sp. HR96, the DNA window CGGCCCGGGTGTCTTGAAGTCTGATCTGCGTTACTTCCACAGCAGCAGCGACGGCAAAGACGGCAACAACACCCTGTACTACTCGACCGGCGCCTATCAGAACTCCCCAAGTGGTCGTGGCGAAGTCGACAACAACCTGGCCAGCGGTCTGTTCCTCTACACCGTGGCCGGTCACACCTTTGGTGGCGGTTATCAGGTCAGCAACGGCAGCAGCGACTTCCCGTGGCTGAACCAGGGTGACGGTTCGTCGAACTACACCATCACTGACATGCAGATCCAGAAGTTCGGCCGTGCCGGTGAGAAAACCTGGCAGGCTCGCTACTCGTATGACTTCGCCAAACTGGGTGTGCCTGGTGCAACCTTTGGTATTGTCTATCTGCGTGGCGACAACATCGACCTGTACTCCAACGCGGCCCGTCCCGTACAGACTGCTGATGGTGCCAACGAGTGGGAACGCGACATCACCATCGCTTACGTAGTGCCCGAAGGCCCGCTGAAGAACTTCGGCGTGATGTGGAAGAACGCTTCGTGGCGCAACAACTTCTCGAGCGCTGCTAACCAGCGTGAACAAGACGAGAACCGCGTCATCCTGAGCTATCAGTTCCCGCTGAAGTAAGGTTGTCGCAATCGAAAAAACCCGGCCCCGGCCGGGTTTTTTTCATTCTATATTCGTTATTCTTTTCAAGAATATCCAAATCGTTATTTATTCTTTTTTATCTTTCCTGACTCAGTGCACAGTAGCGCTCCAAGCAACACAGCCCAGGAGCAGCAGCATGACCATCAGACTCGGCGACATAGCCCCCGATTTTGTTCAGGATTCCAGCGCCGGCACCATTCATTTCCATGAGTGGCTGGGTAACAGCTGGGGCGTGCTGTTCTCCCACCCCGCCGACTTCACGCCGGTGTGCACCACTGAACTGGGCTTCACCGCCAAGCTCAAGGACGAGTTCGCCCAGCGCGGGGTCAAGGCCATCGCCCTGTCGGTGGACCCGGTCGACTCTCACCACCGCTGGATCGACGACATCAACGAGACCCAGGCGACCACGGTGAACTTCCCCATCCTCGCCGACGCCGACCGCAAGGTGTCCGACCTCTACGACCTGATCCACCCCAACGCCAACGACACCCTGACCGTGCGTTCGCTGTTCGTCATCGACCCGAACAAGAAGGTCCGCCTGACCATCACCTACCCGGCCAGCACCGGGCGCAACTTCCACGAGATCCTGCGGGTGATCGACTCTCTGCAGCTGACCGACAGTCACAAGGTGGCCACCCCGGCCAACTGGCAGGACGGCGACGACGTGGTGATCGTGCCCTCGCTCAAGGACGAAGACGAGATCAAGCAGCGCTTTCCCAAAGGCTACAAGGCCGTCAAGCCGTACCTGCGCCTGACCCCGCAGCCCAACCGCTAAGCCGCACCCACTTTCCTTATCCCGCAGCCCCGGAGAGCGTCAATGCGCACCCAGATTTTGCGCCGCAGTCTTTTCGCCTTGTTCAGCGCCGCCGTTGCGTTCGGCGCGTTGAGCCAGGCCCAGGCCGACACCCTGCGTATCGGTTACCAGAAATACGGCACCCTGGTGCTGCTCAAGGCGCGCGGTTCGCTGGAAAAACGCCTCGCCGAACAAGGCGTGCAGGTGCAATGGACCGAGTTTCCGGGTGGGCCGCAGCTGCTAGAGGGCTTGAACGTCGGCTCGATCGATTTCGGCGTCACCGGCGAAACCCCTCCGGTGTTTGCCCAGGCGGCCGGTGCCGATCTGGTGTATGTCGCCTATGAGCCGCCAGCGCCTGCCAGCGAGGCGATCCTGGTGCCCAAGGATTCGCCGATCAAATCGGTTGCCGAGCTCAAGGGCAAGAAGGTGGTGCTCAACAAAGGCTCCAACGTGCACTACCTGCTGGTGCGTGCGCTGGAGGATGCCGGCCTCAAGTACAGCGACATCCAGACCGTGTTCCTGGCGCCGGCCGACGCTCGCGCGGCTTTCGAGCGCGGCGCGGTGGACGCCTGGGTGATCTGGGACCCGTACCAGGCCGCCGCCGAAAACCAGCTAAAGGCGCGCACCCTGCGTGACGCCAGCGGCCTGGCCGACAACCACCAGTTCTACCTGGCGACCCGGCCTTTCGCCGCCGAGCATCCACAGGTGATCGCCACCCTGATCGACGAAGTGCGCTCGGTGGGCGAGTGGTCCAAGGCCCACCCGGATGAAGTCACCGCACAAGTCGCGCCGCTGCTCGGCCTGCCGGCCGACATCACCCTGACCTCGGTCAAGCGCCAGGGCTACGGGGCCGGTTTCATGACCCCCGAGGTGATCGCGGCGCAGCAGAAAATCGCCGACAGCTTTTACCAGCTCAAACTGATTCCCAAACCCTTGTCCGTGAAAGACGTGATCTGGACGCCGCCCGGCAAGAAAGTCGCCAGCGCCCAGTAAGCCGCGCCGGGCCTGCCGCCGCCCTGCACGGCTGGCCCCGCCTCACCCCCTTAGGAGACAACTCCATGAGCCTCAATATTTTCTGGTTCCTGCCCACCCACGGTGATGGCCATTACCTTGGCACCTCCGAAGGTGCACGGGCGGTCGATCACGGCTACCTGCAACAGATCGCCCAGGCCGCCGACCGCCTGGGCTTCGGTGGCGTGCTGATTCCGACCGGGCGCTCCTGCGAAGATTCCTGGCTGGTGGCGGCCTCGCTGATCCCGGTGACCCAGCGCTTGAAGTTCCTCGTTGCGCTGCGTCCGGGCATCATTTCTCCCACCGTTGCCGCGCGGCAGGCGGCGACCCTCGACCGCCTTTCCGGCGGCCGTGCGCTGTTCAACCTGGTAACCGGCGGCGATCCGGACGAACTGGCGGGTGACGGCCTGTTCCTCAGCCATGAAGAGCGTTACGAAGCTTCGGTGGAATTCACCCGCATCTGGCGCCGCGTGCTGGAAGGCGAGACGGTCGACTACGACGGCAAGCACCTGACCGTCAAAGGCGCCAAGCTGCTCTATCCACCGGTGCAGCAGCCGCGGCCGCCGTTGTATTTCGGTGGCTCCTCGGATGCCGCGCAGGACCTCGCTGCCGAACAGGTCGAGCTGTACCTGACCTGGGGCGAGCCGCCGGAAGCGGTCGCCGAGAAGATCGCCGCCGTGCGCGAGAAGGCCGCCAAGCTGGGCCGCAGCGTACGCTTCGGCATCCGCCTGCACGTGATCGTGCGCGAGACCAACGCTGAAGCGTGGGCAGCCGCCGACCGCCTCATCTCCCACGTCGACGACGAGACCATCAAGCGTGCGCAGGCGTCCCTGGCGCGCTTCGATTCGGTCGGCCAGCAACGCATGGCGGCCCTGCACGGTGGCAGCAAGGAAAAGCTCGAAGTCAGCCCCAACCTGTGGGCCGGGGTCGGCCTGGTGCGCGGCGGTGCCGGCACGGCGCTGGTCGGCGATGGCCCGACCGTGGCCGCGCGGGTCAAGGAGTACGCGGCGCTGGGCATCGACACCTTCATCTTTTCCGGCTATCCGCACCTGGAAGAGTCGTATCGAGTGGCCGAACTGCTGTTCCCGCACCTGGACGTCGAGCGTCCGGGCCTGCCCGAGGGCGCGAGCTACGTGAGCCCGTTCGGCGAGATGGTGGCCAACGACATCCTGCCCAAAGCCGCAGCACAAAGCTGAGGACAGGCCAATGAACAATCCATGGTTACACCGGCTGGCGCCCTGGGCGCTGCCGGTCCTGTTGCTGCTGGCCTGGCAGCTGTCGGTGTCGGCCGGCTGGCTGTCCACGCGGATCCTGCCATCCCCTGCTGCGGTCATCGAAGCCGGCGTGAGCCTGGTGCGCAGCGGCGAGATCTGGACCCACCTGGGCATCAGCACCTGGCGCGCCGCGGTGGGCTTTGTCATCGGCGGGAGCATCGGCCTGATCCTGGGCTTCATCACCGGGCTGTCGGCCTGGGGTGAACGGTTGCTCGACAGCTCGATCCAGATGATCCGCAACGTGCCGCACCTGGCGCTGATTCCGCTGGTGATCCTGTGGTTCGGCATCGACGAGACCGCGAAGATTTTCCTGGTGGCGCTGGGCACCCTGTTCCCGATCTACCTGAATACCTACCACGGCATTCGCAACGTCGACCCGGCGTTGGTGGAGATGTCGCGCAGTTATGGGCTGTCGGGTTTCGGGCTGTTTCGCCAGGTGATCCTGCCGGGTGCGTTGCCGTCGATCCTGGTGGGTGTGCGCTTCGCCCTGGGCTTCATGTGGCTGACCCTGATCGTGGCGGAAACCATTTCGGCCAGTTCCGGTATCGGTTACCTGGCGATGAACGCTCGCGAATTCCTGCAGACCGACGTGGTGGTTCTGGCCATCGTCCTTTATGCGGTTCTCGGCAAGCTCGCCGACCTTGCCGCCCGTGGCCTGGAGCGCGTCTGGCTGCGCTGGCATCCGGCGTACCAGGTGGTGAAGAAGACCCCGGCCACTGCTGCCGGCAGCCCCTCGGTAAAAAGGAGCGCCGCATGACCGTGCTCAGAGAACAACCGCCGCATCTGTTGCGCGGCATACCCCTGGCCGCGCGCAAGCTGCGCAAGGCGTTCGGCGAGCGCGAAGTGCTGCGCGAGATCGATCTGCACATCCCGGCCGGGCAATTCGTCGCCATCGTCGGCCGAAGCGGCTGCGGCAAGAGTACCTTGCTGCGCCTGCTGGCCGGTCTCGACCAACCCAGCAGCGGGCAATTGCTGGCCGGCACCGCCGCGCTCAGCGAGGCGCGCGAAGACACCCGGCTGATGTTCCAGGAGGCGCGTCTGCTGCCCTGGAAAAAGGTCATCGACAACGTCGGCCTGGGCCTCAAGGGCGACTGGCGCCCCCAGGCGCTGCAAGCCCTGGAAGCCGTGGGGCTGGCGGAACGGGCCCATGAATGGCCGACCGCGCTGTCCGGCGGCCAGAAGCAACGGGTGGCCCTGGCTCGCGCCCTGATCCACAAGCCGCGGCTGCTGTTGCTGGACGAGCCGCTGGGCGCACTGGACGCCTTGACCCGGATCGAGATGCAGCAGTTGATCGAACGCCTGTGGCAACAGCATGGCTTCACGGTGTTGCTGGTGACCCACGACGTCAGCGAAGCGGTGGCGGTCGCCGATCGGGTGATCCTGATCGAGGAGGGCGAAGTGGGCCTCGACCTGTTGGTCGACCTGCCGCGCCCCCGCGCCCGCGGTTCGCATCGCCTGGCCTCGCTGGAAGCGCAGGTGCTGCACCGGGTGCTGGCCCTGCCGGGCAACCCACCCGACCCGGAGCCGACCTCACCCTTGCCCACCCAACTGCGCTGGGCGCTTTAATTCATTACCTGGAGGACTACCCCATGAGCATCAAAGCGATCAACGTACGCAACCAGTTCAAAGGCACCGTCAAGGAAATCATCGAGGGGCCGGTGCTGTCGGAAATCGACGTGCAGACGGCCTCGGGCATCGTCACCTCGGTGATCACCACCCGCTCGGTCAAGGAGCTGGAGTTGGTGGTGGGCAGTGAGGTGATTGCCTTCGTCAAGTCGACGGAAGTGTCGATCGCCAAGCTTTGACCGCTCGCGGTCAAGCCCGCTCCCACGATTGTCCTGGTCGTCAGGCGGTCGCGCGGCGAGCCAGAAAAGGTGGCAGATACAACCCCAGATACGCATCGAACACGCGCATGCCTTCCTCGGCCATGCGCGGGGTGATGTGCCCGTGCAGCTGCATGGACCGCGCATACACGCGGTCCCCCAGTTCCATGGCCAGCGCGAACACGTCGACTTCGTCCGGCAGGCGCGGCAGTTCGAAGTGGCGGTCGAACAGCTGGTGCATCAGCTTGCCCAGCTCCAGGTCGTGCTGGCGGTCGGCCTGGGTCACTTCACTGAGCCCATGCTGCGCCAGGATCAACTGGCGCGCGGCCGCATCCTCTTCGTAGATATCCAGCATGCGTTGCTCGACCAGGCGTGAAAGATCACGCCAATCGCGCATGCGGGCGATATCGATGGGGGCCTGCAGGCAGGCACGAAACGCCGCGTGCACGTCGGCGGTGAGCGCCTCGAGCAGGGCCTGGACGCTGGCGAAGAAATGGTAGACGGAGGAGGGCGGGATGCCGGCCCGGTCGGCAACGCTGTAGATCGACAGGCTGCCGACCCCTTCGCTGGCCAGCAGCACCCGTGCGGCATCGAGGATGGTGTCGATGCGCGCCTGACTGCGCGCTCGGGGTTTGCGGGGCGTGACGGTGCGCGTCATGGCGATCTCCTGGCAGGGCCGCGAAGATTATACATATCGCATTGATGGCCCGGGGGCTGTGACGCCCCCGGGCAGCACGCACTAGACGGTGTGCAGATACCAGTTGTACTCAAGGTCGGAGATGGAGTGTTCGAACTCCTCCAGCTCGCTTTCCTTGCAGGCGACAAAAATGTCGATGTACTTGGGATCGATATACCGAGCGAGGATTTCGCTGTCGTCCAACTCGCGCAGGGCATCGCGCAGGTTGTTTGGCAGGCTCTGCTCGTTCTGCTCGTAGGAGTTGCCTTCCACCGGCTCGTTCGGCTCGACCTTGTTGGTCAAACCGTGGTGCACGCCGGCCAGGACCGCCGCCATCAGCAGGTAGGGGTTGGCATCCGCCCCGGCTACGCGGTGCTCCAGGCGCACGGCGTCCGGTGTGCCGGTCGGTACGCGCAGGGCCACGGTGCGGTTGTCCAGGCCCCAGCAGGGCGAGTTCGGCACATAGAACTGCGCGCCGAAACGGCGGTACGAGTTGACGTTGGGGCAGAGGAAGGCCATCGACGCGGGCAGGGTCTCGAGCACACCGCCGATTGCGTGACGCAATGCGGCGTTCTGCTCGGGATCCTCGCTGGTAAAGATGTTGCGACCGTCTTTATCCAGCACCGAGATATGCACATGCAGGCCATTGCCAGCCTGGCCGGGGTACGGCTTGGCCATGAAGGTGGTGTCCATCTCATGGTCGTAGGCGATGTTCTTGATCAGGCGCTTGAGCAGTACCGCGTAATCGCAGGCCTTCATCGGGTCGGCGACGTGATGCAGGTTGACCTCGAACTGCGCCGGGGCGCTTTCCTTGACGATCGCGTCGGCCGGGATGCCCTGCTCCTTGGCCCCTTCGAGGATGTCCTGCAGGCAGTCGACGTATTCGTCGAGGTCGTCGATCAGGTAGACCTGAGTCGAGTGCGGACGCTTGCCGGAAATCGGCGAGCGTGGCGGCTGCGGCCGGCCGTTCACGTTCTCCTGGTCGATCAGATAGAACTCCAGCTCGAATGCGGCGCAGATGGTCAGGCCCAGCTCGTCGAACTTGCTCACCACCTGGCGCAGCACTTCACGCGGGTCGGCGAAGAACGGCTCGCCTTCGAGCTCGTGCATGGTCATCAGCAGCTGCGCGGTCGGGCGCTTCTGCCAAGGCTCATTGGAGAGGGTGTCAGGGATGGGATAGCAGATGCGGTCGGCGTCGCCGATGTCCAGACCCAGGCCGGTGCTTTCCACCGTGGAGCCGTTGATGTCCAGGGCGAACAGCGAGGCCGGCAGGTTGATGCCTTTCTCGTAAACCTTGTGGAGGCTGGTGCGTTCGATTCGTTTGCCACGAACGACACCGTTCATATCTGCAATCAGAAGGTCGACGTACAGAACCTCAGGATGTTCCTTAAGGAATGCGTTCGCTTCGTTAAGCTGAACGGCACGCGGGGGTACCGACATGATGCAACACCTTTGTTGTTAAAAATATCAATCATTGGGCTTGAGCTGGTTCAGTCAATCCGAAAGCCATACTGAAGTCAAGCAAGCCCAGTTTTGCCCTGAAAGGGCGCTCAAAAGCCATTTTTGCATCAACTTGGGGCATTCAGGCGGCTGCCACGCGGGTCGCAGTTCGCCTGTAAATCAGCCCGTGTTGTATTTTTTACGGGGGTGTTGTGAAAAAAAATGAACAAGGCTAAGCTCGATCGCAACCCATAACAGCAATAATACCGGGGGTTCACATGTATCGCCTGGCTTCACTCGGCGCTCGCCGATGCCCTCGGTGGTTTTCGCTGGCACCTGCCCGCAACCGTCCGGACTCCCCTCGGTCAACCGACCTTCAAGCCAGTGTTGCCCGCCATGGTCGAACTGCAAGCGCCTTGCCGCTCATCCTGACGCCTTCCCCGAACACTCGCCAGCCGGCCGATATAATTGACGCCCTGCCAGCCCGCAGCTCCAGGCCGCAGCCTCAACCCTACCACGATACTAGCTCTGCGTCGGGCCTTGCGCACTGCGCGCGGCAAGCCTTTTGCACCTTCGCCGCCAGGCCCGGAGGTGTCGCGGGCGCTTGAGGCCGGGCTTCACGCCTTTGCCTTGGCATCCTGCTACCTTACAAGCAGCAACAATAAACGACGCACTCGCGTCTCAGCGCCTGGCTACTTGCCGAGCCGGCAGATGGGCTATATAGACAGCTACCTCCTGAGGTCTTTATGAGTAACAACCTCGACCAGCTCACCGATTGGTTGAAAGAACACAAGATCACCGAAGTCGAATGCCTGATCGCCGACCTCACCGGGATCACCCGCGGCAAGATCTCCCCCACCAACAAATTCATTGCCGAAAAGGGCATGCGCCTGCCCGAGAGCGTGCTGCTGCAGACGGTGACCGGCGACTACGTGGAGGACGACATCTACTACGAGCTGCTCGACCCCGCCGACATCGACATGATCTGCCGCCCCGACGAGAACGCGGTGTTTCTCGTGCCCTGGGCCATCGAGCCCACCGCGCAGGTGATCCACGACACCTACGACAAGCAGGGCAACCCCATCGAGCTGTCGCCACGCAACGTGCTCAAGAAGGTCCTCAAGCTGTATGCCGACCGTGGCTGGCAGCCGATCGTGGCGCCGGAGATGGAGTTCTACCTGACCAAGCGCCACGAAGACCCGGACTTTCCGCTGGAACCGCCGATTGGCCGCTCCGGGCGCCCGGAGACGGGCCGGCAGTCGTTCTCCATCGAGGCCGCCAACGAATTCGACCCGCTGTTCGAGGACGTCTACGACTGGTGCGAAGCACAGCACCTGGACCTCGATACGCTGATCCATGAAGACGGCACCGCGCAGATGGAGATCAACTTCCGGCACGGCAACGCCCTGCACCTGGCCGATCAGATCTTGGTGTTCAAACGCACCATGCGCGAGGCTGCGCTCAAGCACAACGTGGCCGCCACCTTCATGGCCAAGCCCATGACCGGCGAGCCGGGCAGCGCCATGCACCTGCACCAGAGCATCATCGACCTGCACACCGGCAAAAACATCTTCTCCAACGAAGAAGGCGGCATGAGCCAGCTGTTCCTGCACCACATCGGCGGCCTGCAGCGCTTCATCCCGGAACTGCTGCCGCTGTTCGCGCCCAACGTCAACTCGTTCCGCCGCTTCCTGCCCGACACCTCGGCGCCGGTCAACGTCGAGTGGGGCGAAGAGAACCGCACCGTAGGCCTGCGCGTACCGGATGCCGGCCCGCAGAACCGCCGGGTCGAAAACCGCCTGCCGGGCGCCGACGCCAACCCCTACCTGGCCATCGCCGCCAGCCTGCTGTGCGGCTACATCGGCATGGTCGAGGGCATCAACCCCAGCGCGCCGGTGCAGGGCCGCGGCTACGAGCGGCGCAACCTGCGCCTGCCGCTGACCATCGAGGATGCGCTGGAACGTATGGAAAACAGCAAGACGATCGAGAAATACCTGGGCAAGAAATTCATCGTCGGCTATGTCGCGGTCAAGCGTGCCGAGCATGAAAACTTCAAGCGCGTGATCAGCTCGTGGGAACGCGAGTTCCTGCTGTTCGCGGTGTGATGCGCGCCGTCTCAAACAAAACGCGCCGTCTCAAACAAGGAGTCGAAAAATGACCACCCGCAACCCGCAAACCCTCGCCTGGCAAGCCCTCAGCGGCGAGCATCACCTGGCGCCCTTCAGCGACTATAAACAGCTGAAGGAAAAGGGCCCGCGGATCATCACCAAGGCGCAGGGCGTGCACCTCTGGGACAGCGAGGGCAACAAGATCCTCGATGGCATGGCCGGCCTCTGGTGCGTCGCCATCGGCTATGGCCGCGAAGAGCTGGCCGATGCGGCCAGCAAGCAGATGCGCGAGCTGCCGTACTACAACCTGTTCTTCCAGACGGCCCACCCGCCGGCACTGGAGCTGGCCAAGGCGGTCGCCGACGTGGCGCCGGCCGGCATGAACCATGTGTTCTTCACCGGCTCCGGCTCCGAAGGCAACGACACCGTGCTGCGTCTGGTTCGCCACTACTGGGCGCTCAAGGGCCAGCCGCAGAAGAAGGTCATCATCAGCCGCATCAACGGTTACCACGGCTCCACCGTGGCCGGCGCCAGCCTGGGCGGCATGAGCGGCATGCACGAGCAGGGCGACCTGCCGATCCCTGGCATCGTCCACATTGCCCAGCCCTACTGGTTCGGCGAGGGTGGCGAGATGAGCGCCGAGGCCTTCGGCATCTGGGCCGCCGACGAGCTCGAGAAGAAGATTCTCGAAGTGGGCGAGGACAACGTCGCGGCCTTTATCGCCGAGCCGATCCAGGGCGCCGGCGGGGTGATCATTCCACCGGACAGCTACTGGCCGCGGATCAAGGAAATCCTTGCCCGCTACGACATCCTGTTCGTCGCCGACGAGGTCATCTGCGGCTTCGGTCGCACGGGCGAATGGTTCGGCTCGGACTATTACGACCTCAAGCCGGACCTGATGACCATCGCCAAGGGCCTCACCAGCGGCTACATCCCCATGGGCGGGGTGATCGTGCGCGACGAGGTGGTCAAGGTGATCAACGAGGGCGGCGATTTCAACCACGGCTTCACCTATTCCGGGCACCCGGTGGCGGCGGCCGTGGGCCTGGAAAACATCCGCATCCTGCGCGACGAAAAAATAATCGAGCGGGTGAAAAGCGAAACGGCACCGTATTTGCAGAAACGACTGCGCGAACTCGCCGATCACCCGCTGGTGGGTGAGGTGCGTGGGCTGGGCATGCTCGGAGCGATCGAGCTGGTGGCGGACAAGGCGACCCGCCAGCGTCACGAAGGCCGGGGCGCGGGGATGATCTGCCGGCAGTTCTGCTTCGACAACGGCCTGATCATGCGCGCCGTGGGTGACACCATGATCATTGCGCCACCTTTGGTGATCAGTTTTGCCGAGATCGACGAGTTGCTGACCAAGGCACGCTTGTGCCTGGACCTGACGCTCGAAGCGATCAACGGCTAGATGCTAGGCTTGGCCTGGCACAAGCCCTGGCCACCTGGAGGCGGCCAGGGCAGATGAGTTGGCTTGTGCAGACCGCGATCAAAAAATAATTGGAGCATTACGCATGAAGATATTTGGCAAGACCCTCCTCGCCATGTCCCTTATGGGTGCGATGGCTGGCGCAGTCCACGCGGATGACAAGGTCCTGCACGTGTACAACTGGTCCGACTACATCGCGCCGGACACAGTCGAGAAGTTCGAGAAGGAGTCGGGAATCAAGGTTGTCTACGATGTGTACGACAGCAACGAAACCCTGGAAGCCAAATTGCTCGCCGGCAAGTCGGGCTATGACGTGGTGGTCCCGTCCAACAACTTCCTCGCCAAGCAGGTCAAGGCTGGCGTGTACCTGGAGCTGGACAAGTCCAAGCTGCCGAACTGGAAGAACCTGAACACTGCATTGCTCAAGGCCGTGTCGGTCAGCGACCCGGGCAACAAGCACGCCTTCCCGTACCTGTGGGGCACCATCGGCATCGGCTACAACGCCGACAAGGTCAAGGCTGCACTGGGCCCTGATGCCCCGACCAACTCCTGGGACCTGCTGTTCAAGCCCGGCAACCTCGAGAAGCTCAAGGGCTGCGGCGTGACCATGCTCGATTCGCCGACCGAGATGCTGCCGGTGGCGCTGCACTACC includes these proteins:
- a CDS encoding glutamine synthetase family protein; the protein is MSVPPRAVQLNEANAFLKEHPEVLYVDLLIADMNGVVRGKRIERTSLHKVYEKGINLPASLFALDINGSTVESTGLGLDIGDADRICYPIPDTLSNEPWQKRPTAQLLMTMHELEGEPFFADPREVLRQVVSKFDELGLTICAAFELEFYLIDQENVNGRPQPPRSPISGKRPHSTQVYLIDDLDEYVDCLQDILEGAKEQGIPADAIVKESAPAQFEVNLHHVADPMKACDYAVLLKRLIKNIAYDHEMDTTFMAKPYPGQAGNGLHVHISVLDKDGRNIFTSEDPEQNAALRHAIGGVLETLPASMAFLCPNVNSYRRFGAQFYVPNSPCWGLDNRTVALRVPTGTPDAVRLEHRVAGADANPYLLMAAVLAGVHHGLTNKVEPNEPVEGNSYEQNEQSLPNNLRDALRELDDSEILARYIDPKYIDIFVACKESELEEFEHSISDLEYNWYLHTV
- a CDS encoding peroxiredoxin; this encodes MTIRLGDIAPDFVQDSSAGTIHFHEWLGNSWGVLFSHPADFTPVCTTELGFTAKLKDEFAQRGVKAIALSVDPVDSHHRWIDDINETQATTVNFPILADADRKVSDLYDLIHPNANDTLTVRSLFVIDPNKKVRLTITYPASTGRNFHEILRVIDSLQLTDSHKVATPANWQDGDDVVIVPSLKDEDEIKQRFPKGYKAVKPYLRLTPQPNR
- the ssuD gene encoding FMNH2-dependent alkanesulfonate monooxygenase, giving the protein MSLNIFWFLPTHGDGHYLGTSEGARAVDHGYLQQIAQAADRLGFGGVLIPTGRSCEDSWLVAASLIPVTQRLKFLVALRPGIISPTVAARQAATLDRLSGGRALFNLVTGGDPDELAGDGLFLSHEERYEASVEFTRIWRRVLEGETVDYDGKHLTVKGAKLLYPPVQQPRPPLYFGGSSDAAQDLAAEQVELYLTWGEPPEAVAEKIAAVREKAAKLGRSVRFGIRLHVIVRETNAEAWAAADRLISHVDDETIKRAQASLARFDSVGQQRMAALHGGSKEKLEVSPNLWAGVGLVRGGAGTALVGDGPTVAARVKEYAALGIDTFIFSGYPHLEESYRVAELLFPHLDVERPGLPEGASYVSPFGEMVANDILPKAAAQS
- a CDS encoding TetR/AcrR family transcriptional regulator, coding for MTRTVTPRKPRARSQARIDTILDAARVLLASEGVGSLSIYSVADRAGIPPSSVYHFFASVQALLEALTADVHAAFRACLQAPIDIARMRDWRDLSRLVEQRMLDIYEEDAAARQLILAQHGLSEVTQADRQHDLELGKLMHQLFDRHFELPRLPDEVDVFALAMELGDRVYARSMQLHGHITPRMAEEGMRVFDAYLGLYLPPFLARRATA
- a CDS encoding sulfonate ABC transporter substrate-binding protein, whose amino-acid sequence is MRTQILRRSLFALFSAAVAFGALSQAQADTLRIGYQKYGTLVLLKARGSLEKRLAEQGVQVQWTEFPGGPQLLEGLNVGSIDFGVTGETPPVFAQAAGADLVYVAYEPPAPASEAILVPKDSPIKSVAELKGKKVVLNKGSNVHYLLVRALEDAGLKYSDIQTVFLAPADARAAFERGAVDAWVIWDPYQAAAENQLKARTLRDASGLADNHQFYLATRPFAAEHPQVIATLIDEVRSVGEWSKAHPDEVTAQVAPLLGLPADITLTSVKRQGYGAGFMTPEVIAAQQKIADSFYQLKLIPKPLSVKDVIWTPPGKKVASAQ
- a CDS encoding TOBE domain-containing protein, with product MSIKAINVRNQFKGTVKEIIEGPVLSEIDVQTASGIVTSVITTRSVKELELVVGSEVIAFVKSTEVSIAKL
- the ssuB gene encoding aliphatic sulfonates ABC transporter ATP-binding protein; its protein translation is MTVLREQPPHLLRGIPLAARKLRKAFGEREVLREIDLHIPAGQFVAIVGRSGCGKSTLLRLLAGLDQPSSGQLLAGTAALSEAREDTRLMFQEARLLPWKKVIDNVGLGLKGDWRPQALQALEAVGLAERAHEWPTALSGGQKQRVALARALIHKPRLLLLDEPLGALDALTRIEMQQLIERLWQQHGFTVLLVTHDVSEAVAVADRVILIEEGEVGLDLLVDLPRPRARGSHRLASLEAQVLHRVLALPGNPPDPEPTSPLPTQLRWAL
- a CDS encoding aspartate aminotransferase family protein codes for the protein MTTRNPQTLAWQALSGEHHLAPFSDYKQLKEKGPRIITKAQGVHLWDSEGNKILDGMAGLWCVAIGYGREELADAASKQMRELPYYNLFFQTAHPPALELAKAVADVAPAGMNHVFFTGSGSEGNDTVLRLVRHYWALKGQPQKKVIISRINGYHGSTVAGASLGGMSGMHEQGDLPIPGIVHIAQPYWFGEGGEMSAEAFGIWAADELEKKILEVGEDNVAAFIAEPIQGAGGVIIPPDSYWPRIKEILARYDILFVADEVICGFGRTGEWFGSDYYDLKPDLMTIAKGLTSGYIPMGGVIVRDEVVKVINEGGDFNHGFTYSGHPVAAAVGLENIRILRDEKIIERVKSETAPYLQKRLRELADHPLVGEVRGLGMLGAIELVADKATRQRHEGRGAGMICRQFCFDNGLIMRAVGDTMIIAPPLVISFAEIDELLTKARLCLDLTLEAING
- the ssuC gene encoding aliphatic sulfonate ABC transporter permease SsuC: MNNPWLHRLAPWALPVLLLLAWQLSVSAGWLSTRILPSPAAVIEAGVSLVRSGEIWTHLGISTWRAAVGFVIGGSIGLILGFITGLSAWGERLLDSSIQMIRNVPHLALIPLVILWFGIDETAKIFLVALGTLFPIYLNTYHGIRNVDPALVEMSRSYGLSGFGLFRQVILPGALPSILVGVRFALGFMWLTLIVAETISASSGIGYLAMNAREFLQTDVVVLAIVLYAVLGKLADLAARGLERVWLRWHPAYQVVKKTPATAAGSPSVKRSAA
- a CDS encoding glutamine synthetase family protein: MSNNLDQLTDWLKEHKITEVECLIADLTGITRGKISPTNKFIAEKGMRLPESVLLQTVTGDYVEDDIYYELLDPADIDMICRPDENAVFLVPWAIEPTAQVIHDTYDKQGNPIELSPRNVLKKVLKLYADRGWQPIVAPEMEFYLTKRHEDPDFPLEPPIGRSGRPETGRQSFSIEAANEFDPLFEDVYDWCEAQHLDLDTLIHEDGTAQMEINFRHGNALHLADQILVFKRTMREAALKHNVAATFMAKPMTGEPGSAMHLHQSIIDLHTGKNIFSNEEGGMSQLFLHHIGGLQRFIPELLPLFAPNVNSFRRFLPDTSAPVNVEWGEENRTVGLRVPDAGPQNRRVENRLPGADANPYLAIAASLLCGYIGMVEGINPSAPVQGRGYERRNLRLPLTIEDALERMENSKTIEKYLGKKFIVGYVAVKRAEHENFKRVISSWEREFLLFAV